In Phaseolus vulgaris cultivar G19833 chromosome 10, P. vulgaris v2.0, whole genome shotgun sequence, a single genomic region encodes these proteins:
- the LOC137819390 gene encoding gibberellin 20 oxidase 2-like produces MLIPHPSMLLASQNTNMEPQQINLQAPTPNQSNIPSEFVWPDNEKPCLEPPKLKIPPIDMKGFLSGDPETVSAICAEVNAACRKHGFFLVVNHGVDKKLVEKAHKLIDTFFCMELPEKQKLQRKLGEHCGYANSFIGRFSSKLPWKETLSFHYAPDTKTVEDYFLNSMGEEFREFGSFFQEYCEVMSNLSLEIMELLGMSLGVSRECFRDFFKNNESVMRLNYYPPCHKPELALGTGPHCDPTSLTVLHQDQVEGLQVFVDGKWCSVAPKEDAFVVNIGDTFMALSNGIFKSCLHRAVVNNQIVRKSLAFFLCPNKDKVVSAPKELITVENPKKYPDFTWPNLLEFTQLHYRSDPETLDAFANWVLEKNK; encoded by the exons ATGTTGATCCCTCATCCATCAATGCTACTTGCATCACAAAACACCAACATGGAACCACAACAAATCAACTTACAGGCTCCTACTCCAAACCAGTCAAACATACCCTCTGAGTTCGTCTGGCCTGATAATGAGAAACCATGCCTTGAACCACCAAAACTCAAAATTCCACCCATTGACATGAAGGGCTTTCTCTCTGGAGACCCAGAAACTGTGTCAGCCATTTGTGCTGAAGTGAACGCGGCATGCAGGAAGCATGGCTTCTTTCTTGTTGTCAACCATGGTGTTGACAAGAAGCTCGTAGAGAAAGCTCATAAGCTCATAGACACTTTCTTCTGCATGGAACTGCCAGAGAAGCAGAAGCTTCAGAGAAAACTTGGAGAACATTGTGGCTATGCTAATAGCTTTATTGGAAGGTTCTCCTCCAAACTTCCTTGGAAGGAAACACTTTCTTTCCATTACGCCCCTGATACCAAAACTGTTGAGGACTATTTCCTAAATTCTATGGGGGAAGAGTTCAGGGAATTTGG GAGTTTCTTTCAAGAATACTGTGAAGTGATGAGCAATCTGTCTCTTGAGATCATGGAGCTGCTGGGAATGAGCCTAGGAGTGAGCAGGGAATGTTTCAGGGATTTCTTCAAAAACAATGAGTCTGTTATGAGGTTGAATTACTACCCACCATGCCATAAACCTGAGTTAGCTTTAGGAACTGGACCTCATTGTGACCCCACTTCCCTAACCGTTCTCCACCAAGATCAAGTCGAGGGCCTCCAAGTGTTTGTCGATGGAAAATGGTGCTCTGTCGCCCCAAAAGAAGATGCTTTCGTTGTCAACATTGGCGACACATTTATG GCTCTTTCCAATGGGATATTCAAGAGTTGCTTACATAGAGCAGTTGTGAACAACCAAATTGTGAGAAAATCTCTTGCTTTCTTCCTATGTCCAAATAAAGACAAAGTGGTCAGTGCTCCAAAGGAACTAATTACCGTGGAGAATCCAAAGAAATATCCAGATTTCACATGGCCAAATCTTCTTGAGTTCACACAGTTACATTACAGGTCTGACCCTGAAACACTTGATGCCTTCGCCAACTGGGTACTAGAGAAGAACAAGTGA